A region from the Desulfuromonas sp. TF genome encodes:
- a CDS encoding 4Fe-4S dicluster domain-containing protein — MPLTTPRLTGPWRRRFQWTATLTVLAVPFVRIGGRSLLLVDLPSRTLEAGGRIFRIEELYLLLLLCLALVLFFLLATLVLGRVWCGWACPQTTLSDAAEWWGRRIGLQVTPRDMRGPAGRKALLHAGYLFLALLAGANLVWYFVSPYDFFPRLAFGRLGAASFASWMIITGAVYLDLALLRRLLCRDFCPYGRFQSALVDAGTLNLRFHPDEAHRCIRCGSCVRACPTGIDIRQGDQVECINCGRCLDACREVMASRNQPGIIRYTFGREGKGVWAILNARTLLVAALFTAVSTFTVVAVAYRPTASFKLQRSASASSRPLPGGELATFFTAYLSNRGAGDETFTLSAHRDETVLELKGPTHGITLSTGERRRLDFAVVSPEPPADQSFPIHFFVTDSRGRVVARAGATLSAPKDMPHE, encoded by the coding sequence ATGCCGCTGACCACTCCCAGACTCACAGGTCCCTGGCGGAGGCGCTTTCAATGGACGGCGACCCTGACGGTCCTGGCGGTCCCCTTCGTCCGTATAGGCGGCCGCAGCCTGCTGCTCGTCGATCTTCCCTCCCGGACCCTGGAGGCGGGGGGGCGGATCTTTCGCATCGAGGAGCTTTACCTTCTCCTGCTTCTCTGCCTGGCTCTGGTGCTCTTCTTTCTTCTGGCAACCCTGGTGCTTGGCCGCGTCTGGTGCGGATGGGCCTGCCCCCAGACCACCCTGTCCGATGCGGCCGAATGGTGGGGACGCCGGATCGGCCTGCAGGTCACCCCCCGCGACATGCGGGGGCCGGCCGGTCGCAAGGCACTCCTTCATGCCGGATATCTTTTTCTGGCCCTTCTGGCCGGCGCGAATCTGGTGTGGTATTTTGTCTCGCCCTACGATTTTTTCCCGCGCCTGGCCTTCGGCAGGCTCGGCGCCGCTTCCTTTGCCTCCTGGATGATCATCACCGGAGCGGTCTATCTCGATCTGGCCCTGCTGCGCCGGCTGCTCTGCCGCGACTTCTGCCCCTACGGCCGCTTCCAGAGCGCCCTGGTCGACGCGGGCACCCTAAACTTGCGCTTTCACCCCGACGAGGCGCACCGCTGCATCCGCTGCGGCTCGTGCGTCCGCGCCTGTCCCACGGGGATCGACATTCGCCAGGGCGACCAGGTGGAATGCATCAACTGCGGCCGCTGTCTCGATGCCTGCCGCGAGGTGATGGCCTCTCGCAACCAGCCCGGGATCATCCGCTACACATTCGGCCGGGAAGGCAAAGGGGTGTGGGCCATCCTGAACGCGCGCACCCTGCTGGTGGCTGCCCTGTTCACGGCCGTTTCCACATTTACGGTGGTGGCAGTGGCTTACCGGCCGACCGCCAGTTTCAAACTGCAGCGCTCCGCCAGCGCTTCCAGCCGCCCCCTTCCTGGAGGGGAACTGGCCACCTTCTTCACGGCCTATCTCAGCAACCGGGGAGCAGGCGACGAGACCTTCACTCTTTCGGCCCACCGGGACGAGACTGTCCTCGAACTCAAGGGCCCGACACACGGCATCACGCTGTCAACCGGCGAGCGTCGGCGGCTCGATTTTGCCGTCGTCTCCCCGGAGCCGCCGGCGGATCAGTCTTTCCCTATCCATTTTTTCGTGACCGACTCCCGCGGCAGGGTCGTCGCCCGCGCCGGGGCCACCCTTTCCGCACCGAAGGACATGCCTCATGAATGA
- a CDS encoding cbb3-type cytochrome c oxidase subunit I has translation MENPAYNSAIVKSFVHWSILWGLVAILVGVLISFQMVEPALNFPPYFTYGRLRPVHTNAGIFGWAIGSFFATFLYMVQRLCRRPLWSDRLARFQLWFFNATIIVAAITLLLGYSTSKEYHELEWPVDIMVVVLWVAFAVNIIMTIMKRHEEQMYISLWFMLASIVGVAVLYLVNAAEVPVSLFKSYSAYAGTNDANVQWWYGHNAVAMVLTAPPLAVFYYFLPKSTGVPIYSHRLGIIAFWSLIFMYLWTGAHHLLWTPVPDWIQTLAMAFSIMLIAPSWGSVFNGYLSMRGQWHQMRENYLVKFLILGITFYGLQTLQGPLQAVRSFSAFIHYTDWVPGHVHMGTLGWVSLVMFAAIYYLAPRIYNRELYSIPLANLHFWLVLVGQLLYSVSMWMAGVQQAGMWHALNPDGSLSYSFMETLIEMYPYWWARAISGVIYLAGVGIFIYNLAMTARKEEPLSSTAKQA, from the coding sequence ATGGAGAATCCGGCGTACAATAGCGCCATCGTCAAGAGCTTCGTTCACTGGAGCATTCTGTGGGGCCTGGTGGCTATTCTGGTGGGCGTGCTTATTTCCTTCCAGATGGTCGAGCCCGCCCTCAACTTCCCCCCCTATTTCACTTACGGCCGGCTGCGCCCCGTACATACCAATGCAGGCATTTTCGGCTGGGCTATCGGCAGCTTTTTCGCCACCTTCCTTTACATGGTCCAGCGTCTCTGCCGACGCCCCCTCTGGAGCGATCGCCTCGCCCGCTTTCAGCTCTGGTTCTTCAACGCCACCATCATTGTCGCCGCAATAACCCTTTTGCTGGGATATTCCACCAGCAAGGAATACCATGAACTCGAGTGGCCGGTGGACATCATGGTCGTCGTCCTGTGGGTGGCGTTCGCTGTAAACATCATCATGACCATCATGAAGCGACACGAAGAGCAGATGTACATCTCGCTCTGGTTCATGCTCGCCTCCATCGTGGGAGTGGCCGTCCTTTACCTGGTGAATGCCGCCGAGGTGCCGGTGTCCCTTTTCAAATCCTACTCAGCCTACGCCGGGACCAACGACGCCAACGTTCAATGGTGGTACGGCCACAATGCCGTGGCCATGGTTCTTACTGCTCCCCCTCTGGCGGTCTTCTACTACTTCCTCCCCAAATCGACGGGGGTCCCCATCTACAGCCACCGCCTCGGAATCATCGCCTTCTGGAGCCTGATCTTCATGTATCTCTGGACCGGCGCCCACCATCTGCTGTGGACCCCGGTCCCCGACTGGATTCAGACTCTGGCCATGGCCTTCTCGATCATGCTCATCGCCCCCTCCTGGGGTTCGGTCTTCAACGGGTATCTCTCCATGCGGGGACAATGGCACCAGATGCGCGAGAATTACCTGGTCAAGTTCCTCATCCTCGGCATCACCTTCTACGGCCTCCAGACCCTCCAGGGTCCCCTCCAGGCCGTTCGATCCTTCTCCGCCTTTATCCACTACACCGACTGGGTTCCCGGGCACGTCCACATGGGGACCCTCGGCTGGGTTTCGCTGGTCATGTTCGCCGCCATCTACTACCTGGCGCCGCGCATCTACAACCGGGAACTCTACAGCATTCCCCTGGCGAACCTGCATTTCTGGCTGGTGCTGGTCGGCCAGCTTCTCTACTCCGTGAGCATGTGGATGGCCGGCGTGCAGCAGGCCGGCATGTGGCATGCTCTCAATCCGGACGGCAGCCTCTCCTACTCCTTCATGGAGACCCTGATCGAAATGTATCCCTACTGGTGGGCCCGGGCCATCAGCGGAGTGATCTATCTCGCCGGAGTCGGGATCTTCATCTACAACCTGGCCATGACGGCCCGCAAGGAGGAGCCCCTTTCCTCCACGGCGAAACAGGCATGA
- a CDS encoding FixH family protein, giving the protein MNDAARSTHWPKVIIGLILFFLLLTGWSVYRAAKGVSEVANPRYYSHGLKYNDTLIEQEAAAGLGWQVGIRLADGRMEVRLTDRDGRPVVQAQAEVALYRTDAKEQSLLHLAEESAGLYAAALPEDLSGSLSARLQITRLGAGLSRSLLLNL; this is encoded by the coding sequence ATGAATGACGCTGCAAGGTCCACCCACTGGCCAAAAGTCATCATCGGCTTGATTCTCTTCTTCCTGCTCCTGACCGGCTGGTCGGTCTACCGGGCGGCAAAGGGAGTCAGCGAGGTGGCCAACCCCCGCTATTACAGCCACGGCCTCAAGTACAACGATACCCTGATCGAGCAGGAGGCCGCCGCGGGCCTAGGCTGGCAGGTCGGCATCAGACTGGCCGACGGACGTATGGAAGTCCGCCTCACCGACCGGGACGGCCGGCCTGTGGTGCAGGCCCAGGCCGAAGTGGCGCTCTACCGGACTGATGCGAAGGAGCAGAGCCTCCTTCACCTTGCGGAAGAAAGCGCCGGCCTCTATGCCGCGGCCCTTCCGGAGGATCTTTCAGGAAGCCTCAGCGCCCGTCTGCAGATCACCCGCCTGGGCGCAGGACTTTCCCGCTCCCTCCTTCTGAACCTCTGA
- a CDS encoding CcoQ/FixQ family Cbb3-type cytochrome c oxidase assembly chaperone, protein MDWASLLYLGITVGLLIVFALIVVRTCSRKRKNKLEEPKHRMLDDE, encoded by the coding sequence ATGGACTGGGCTTCGCTGCTCTATCTCGGAATCACCGTCGGACTCTTAATCGTCTTTGCGCTCATCGTGGTGCGTACCTGCAGCCGCAAACGCAAGAACAAGCTGGAAGAACCCAAACACCGGATGCTCGACGACGAATAA
- a CDS encoding cbb3-type cytochrome c oxidase subunit II, with the protein MIFWEKKPVVFLLLATAAISVGTIVTMVLPFAWVNTETDRIESVTPYTPLEQEGRDVYIREGCNNCHTQTVRPLVAEVLRYGDYSKSGEFLYDRPHLWGSRRTGPDLARIGGKYPDAWHEQHMKDPQSMVPRSNMPEYGFLAETAIDTAYTRRKMKVLGFPFTEAQIEDLRSKTELDAMIAYLQKLGSDIPWREAARVEIVGELTNPFQGDSSVIPAGRSLYETHCAACHGEDLTGGIGSDISDVDMSDADLYEIIFNGIPEAGMPDFATLGSDRVWKLVSFVKSQKRH; encoded by the coding sequence ATGATTTTCTGGGAGAAGAAACCCGTTGTTTTTCTGCTGCTGGCGACCGCCGCTATCTCGGTCGGGACCATTGTCACCATGGTCCTGCCTTTCGCCTGGGTCAACACCGAGACGGACCGCATCGAATCGGTCACGCCCTATACCCCCCTGGAGCAGGAAGGACGCGACGTTTATATTCGCGAGGGGTGCAACAACTGTCATACCCAGACGGTCCGTCCGCTGGTAGCCGAAGTGCTTCGATACGGAGATTACTCCAAGTCGGGCGAATTCCTCTACGATCGGCCTCATCTCTGGGGCTCGCGGCGCACGGGCCCGGATCTCGCCCGTATCGGCGGCAAATATCCCGACGCCTGGCACGAGCAGCACATGAAAGACCCCCAGTCGATGGTGCCCAGATCGAACATGCCCGAGTACGGATTTCTGGCGGAAACCGCCATCGACACCGCCTACACCCGGCGCAAGATGAAGGTGCTCGGTTTCCCCTTCACCGAAGCGCAGATCGAGGACCTGCGGAGCAAAACCGAACTCGACGCCATGATCGCCTATCTGCAGAAGCTGGGCAGCGACATCCCCTGGCGCGAAGCGGCCCGCGTGGAGATCGTCGGCGAACTGACCAATCCCTTCCAGGGGGATTCCTCGGTCATTCCCGCGGGCCGGTCTCTGTACGAAACGCACTGCGCCGCCTGCCACGGCGAAGACCTGACCGGGGGGATCGGATCGGACATCAGCGATGTCGACATGTCTGACGCCGACCTCTACGAAATCATCTTCAACGGCATCCCCGAAGCCGGCATGCCGGATTTCGCTACCTTGGGCTCCGATCGGGTCTGGAAGCTGGTTTCTTTTGTCAAATCCCAGAAGAGGCACTGA
- a CDS encoding c-type cytochrome encodes MPMLDQHEHKHAVHNFDGIIENRVQSPPPYFTVLFYGLILWGVVFSAYFLLSGWSSEEEFRQDMAAHREQAAARRTDPEQGKVPAAMATEDVSGKELFAAHCAACHGAAGEGGIGPDLTASDYAYGSSPEAIRTSIAEGRPGGMPGFGTQLSGEKIEALAEFVVSLKKK; translated from the coding sequence ATGCCGATGCTCGACCAGCATGAACATAAACACGCCGTCCACAATTTCGACGGGATCATCGAAAACCGGGTGCAATCTCCACCGCCCTATTTTACCGTTCTTTTCTACGGCCTGATCCTCTGGGGGGTCGTCTTCAGCGCCTATTTTCTTCTTTCGGGCTGGAGTTCCGAAGAGGAATTCCGGCAGGATATGGCGGCTCACCGGGAACAGGCCGCGGCCCGGAGGACCGATCCCGAACAAGGGAAGGTTCCCGCGGCCATGGCGACAGAGGACGTCTCCGGGAAAGAGCTTTTTGCCGCCCATTGCGCGGCATGCCACGGCGCCGCCGGCGAAGGAGGAATCGGTCCCGATCTGACCGCCTCCGACTACGCCTACGGCAGCAGCCCCGAGGCGATCCGGACCTCGATCGCCGAGGGACGCCCGGGCGGCATGCCGGGATTCGGGACTCAGCTCTCCGGCGAGAAGATCGAGGCTCTTGCCGAATTTGTCGTAAGCCTGAAGAAAAAATGA